In a genomic window of Coprococcus eutactus:
- the galE gene encoding UDP-glucose 4-epimerase GalE, with protein sequence MKILVTGGAGYIGSHTCVELLNAGYDVVVIDNLYNASEKAIDRIKEITGKDVTFYETDILDKEAMDKIFAEEKPDCVIHFAGLKAVGESVVKPLEYYQNNITGTLNLCEVMRKNGCKNIIFSSSATVYGNPAFIPITEECPKGTPTNPYGWTKWMIEQILTDLHTADPEWNVILLRYFNPIGAHKSGLIGEDPKGIPNNLLPYVAQVAIGKLQSVGVFGDDYDTPDGTGVRDYIHVVDLAVGHVKAVNKIKENPGVKVYNLGTGKGYSVLDVIKAFSKACGHDVPYVIKERRAGDIATCYSDASLAKKELGWEAQYDIDEMCADSWKWQTMNPNGYND encoded by the coding sequence ATGAAGATTTTGGTAACAGGCGGAGCAGGTTATATCGGAAGTCATACATGTGTGGAGTTGCTCAATGCAGGATATGATGTTGTTGTGATCGACAACCTCTACAATGCAAGTGAGAAGGCGATTGACAGAATAAAGGAGATCACAGGAAAAGATGTTACTTTCTATGAGACAGATATCCTTGACAAGGAAGCTATGGACAAGATATTTGCAGAGGAGAAGCCGGACTGCGTAATACATTTTGCAGGACTCAAGGCTGTAGGTGAGTCAGTTGTAAAGCCACTTGAGTACTATCAGAACAATATCACAGGAACACTCAATCTGTGTGAGGTAATGAGAAAGAACGGATGCAAGAACATCATCTTCTCATCATCAGCAACAGTATACGGTAATCCAGCGTTCATTCCTATCACAGAGGAGTGTCCAAAGGGAACACCTACAAACCCATATGGCTGGACAAAGTGGATGATCGAGCAGATCCTCACAGATCTTCACACAGCAGATCCAGAGTGGAACGTAATTCTTCTCCGTTACTTTAATCCTATCGGAGCACATAAGAGCGGACTTATCGGAGAGGATCCAAAGGGAATCCCTAACAACCTTCTTCCATATGTTGCACAGGTTGCAATTGGTAAGCTTCAGAGCGTTGGAGTGTTTGGCGATGATTACGATACACCGGATGGAACAGGTGTGAGAGATTACATACATGTAGTAGACCTTGCGGTTGGACATGTAAAGGCCGTCAACAAGATCAAGGAGAATCCTGGCGTTAAGGTATATAACCTCGGAACAGGAAAGGGCTACAGCGTTCTCGATGTCATCAAGGCATTCAGCAAGGCATGCGGACATGATGTTCCATATGTGATCAAGGAGAGACGTGCCGGAGATATAGCAACCTGCTACTCAGATGCTTCACTTGCAAAGAAGGAACTGGGCTGGGAGGCTCAGTACGATATCGATGAGATGTGTGCTGACTCATGGAAGTGGCAGACTATGAATCCAAACGGATACAACGATTAA
- a CDS encoding Uma2 family endonuclease, whose translation MPALQKRSDLINLEQYENLPEDSQIEVFDGIIYNMASPSEDHQTISMELSTSINNYIRSKKGSGKIFHAPFDVILSNDPLTVVQPDIMVVCDKDKLDGKRCNGAPDFIIEIVSPENPVDDYIRKLYYYQNAGVKEYWIVDPRRKTVTVNYFEKNLLNIQYSFDSIIKVNIYEDLYIDFSEISSRLSD comes from the coding sequence ATGCCTGCATTGCAGAAACGTTCAGATCTTATAAATTTAGAACAGTACGAAAATCTTCCAGAGGATTCCCAAATAGAAGTATTTGATGGCATTATATACAATATGGCAAGTCCGTCAGAAGACCATCAAACCATATCCATGGAATTATCAACATCAATAAACAATTATATCCGCAGTAAAAAAGGAAGTGGCAAGATTTTCCATGCACCTTTTGATGTTATTCTGTCAAACGATCCACTCACTGTTGTTCAGCCCGATATTATGGTTGTCTGCGATAAGGATAAGCTGGATGGCAAAAGATGCAACGGCGCACCAGATTTTATTATAGAGATCGTTTCACCAGAAAATCCTGTTGATGATTATATACGGAAATTATATTATTATCAGAATGCCGGGGTCAAAGAATACTGGATTGTAGACCCTAGGCGAAAAACAGTCACTGTTAATTATTTCGAGAAAAATCTTTTAAATATACAATACTCATTTGACTCTATAATCAAAGTTAATATATATGAAGATCTGTATATAGATTTTTCCGAAATCTCATCAAGATTATCAGATTAA
- a CDS encoding AraC family transcriptional regulator, producing the protein MFGHSITEPLHKAGPAVKTFYLIHFVLEGEGDFYVKGAHYHLKKGQGFLIEPDTPATYISDEHHPWRYVWFGFSGRCAHDTLSSIGLTQNQPIFTCEDGDKLKKYVFDMLAHNTSGHADHYRLMGMLYLALSVIANAQKDKLEAPSGNAYVNHAISYIQNHYSMPMKVEELSDYVGINRSYFSDLFKQYTGMSPVKYLQNFRITKAQHMLTISELSVESIAFSCGYQSAEAFHKIFRKTTGLSPNAYRLGKRQRTLSSQETMNNNRPDYIETDDEL; encoded by the coding sequence GTGTTCGGGCACTCGATAACCGAACCGCTGCACAAGGCAGGCCCGGCGGTCAAGACATTCTACCTTATACATTTTGTTCTTGAGGGGGAGGGCGACTTCTATGTGAAAGGCGCCCACTATCATTTAAAAAAAGGGCAGGGGTTTCTCATCGAACCTGACACCCCGGCCACATATATATCGGACGAGCACCATCCATGGCGTTATGTATGGTTTGGTTTCTCGGGCAGATGCGCCCACGACACGCTGAGCAGCATCGGCCTCACTCAGAACCAGCCAATCTTCACCTGTGAGGACGGCGACAAGCTGAAGAAATATGTGTTCGACATGCTTGCCCACAACACATCAGGCCACGCCGACCACTACAGGCTCATGGGTATGCTCTATCTCGCTCTGTCCGTCATCGCCAATGCACAGAAGGATAAGCTGGAGGCTCCATCCGGAAACGCATATGTGAACCACGCAATATCATACATCCAGAACCACTACAGTATGCCGATGAAGGTGGAGGAGCTGTCTGACTACGTTGGAATCAACAGAAGCTATTTTTCTGATCTGTTCAAGCAATACACTGGGATGAGCCCTGTGAAGTACCTGCAGAACTTCCGCATAACAAAAGCCCAGCATATGCTTACCATATCTGAGCTTTCTGTTGAGAGTATTGCATTTTCATGCGGCTACCAGTCCGCCGAAGCCTTTCACAAGATCTTCCGCAAGACCACCGGCTTGTCGCCAAACGCCTACCGGCTGGGAAAGCGCCAGAGAACGCTCTCAAGCCAGGAGACCATGAACAACAACCGACCTGATTACATTGAGACGGACGATGAACTATAA
- a CDS encoding flavodoxin family protein, giving the protein MKVLMLNGSAKSQGNTYRALYEVGEQLKKEGIDYEIFQIGADPIRDCIGCGQCGAKGCCIFDDDKVNEFVEKAKEADGFVFGSPVYYAHPSGRILSFLDRAFYSGKKAFEYKPGASVAVARRGGTSATFDVLNKYFGISQMPVAGSTYWNLVHGRVPGEAEHDAEGMQTMRNLARNLAWMLKCFEAGKAAGVALPDTERGNQTNFIR; this is encoded by the coding sequence ATGAAGGTTTTAATGTTGAATGGAAGTGCAAAGTCACAGGGCAATACATACCGCGCGCTTTACGAGGTAGGCGAACAGCTTAAGAAGGAAGGCATAGATTACGAGATATTCCAGATCGGAGCAGATCCGATAAGAGACTGTATAGGCTGTGGTCAGTGCGGTGCAAAGGGCTGCTGTATATTTGATGATGACAAGGTGAATGAATTTGTGGAGAAGGCAAAAGAGGCTGACGGATTCGTATTTGGATCACCTGTATACTATGCTCATCCAAGTGGAAGAATATTATCATTCCTTGACAGGGCTTTTTATAGTGGTAAGAAGGCGTTTGAGTATAAGCCGGGCGCATCAGTGGCAGTTGCAAGACGTGGCGGTACATCGGCAACTTTTGATGTACTGAACAAATACTTTGGCATATCGCAGATGCCTGTTGCAGGCTCTACATACTGGAATCTTGTACACGGACGCGTACCTGGAGAGGCCGAGCATGATGCAGAGGGTATGCAGACCATGAGGAATCTTGCAAGGAACCTTGCATGGATGCTCAAATGCTTTGAAGCCGGCAAGGCAGCCGGCGTGGCACTCCCTGACACAGAGAGAGGAAACCAGACGAATTTCATAAGATAA
- a CDS encoding galactokinase, which produces MKKIEELKKMISGGEFDEKLAQIYLDKDMIPYNRERYVKALDKFVELFGDQEVAIYSAPGRSEVCGNHTDHQNGHVLATSINLDAIAIVAPREDGVIELVSDDMPKEVINVNDIKQDPALEGTTTALIKGVVAGIRDYGFKVGGFTAFVTSDVLMGAGMSSSAAFESLIGTILSGLYNEMKVPSVDVAKIGQYAENVYFGKPCGLMDQMACAVGGLIYIDFFDKANPVIKQVPVDFEAHQYSLCIVDTKGSHADLTDDYAAILAEMNQVAEYFGEELLSRVSEEDFISKVGEMRASGKVNDRAVLRALHFYTEQDRVAEGVAALENQEFDHFLDVIKRSGDSSFKLLQNIYSAKDPLTQNVSIALGFSEKFIGENGVCRVHGGGFAGTIQAFVKNAAVAEYKKNIESIFGEGACHVLKVRPYGGIKVVE; this is translated from the coding sequence ATGAAGAAGATCGAAGAGTTAAAAAAGATGATATCAGGTGGAGAATTTGATGAGAAGCTTGCACAGATATATCTTGACAAGGATATGATCCCATACAACAGGGAGAGATATGTAAAGGCGCTTGACAAGTTTGTTGAGTTATTCGGAGATCAGGAGGTTGCTATTTACAGCGCTCCTGGAAGAAGCGAGGTGTGTGGAAACCATACAGACCATCAGAACGGACATGTACTTGCTACATCGATCAACCTTGATGCCATAGCAATTGTGGCACCTAGAGAGGATGGCGTGATCGAGCTTGTGTCAGACGATATGCCTAAGGAAGTTATCAATGTAAATGATATCAAGCAGGATCCTGCACTTGAGGGAACAACAACAGCGCTTATCAAGGGCGTTGTTGCAGGGATCAGAGATTACGGATTCAAGGTAGGCGGATTCACAGCATTTGTGACAAGCGACGTGCTCATGGGAGCAGGAATGTCTTCATCAGCAGCATTTGAGAGTCTTATAGGAACTATACTTTCGGGCCTCTACAATGAGATGAAGGTACCATCTGTAGATGTGGCAAAGATTGGACAGTACGCAGAGAACGTATACTTCGGCAAGCCATGCGGACTGATGGATCAGATGGCATGTGCAGTCGGCGGACTTATATATATCGACTTCTTCGACAAGGCAAATCCTGTCATCAAGCAGGTTCCGGTTGACTTCGAGGCTCATCAGTACAGTCTGTGTATCGTTGACACAAAGGGTTCACATGCAGACCTCACAGACGACTACGCAGCGATCCTTGCAGAGATGAATCAGGTTGCAGAATACTTTGGTGAGGAGCTTCTCAGCAGAGTTTCAGAGGAGGATTTCATCAGCAAGGTTGGTGAGATGAGAGCAAGCGGAAAGGTGAATGACAGAGCGGTTCTCAGAGCTCTTCATTTCTATACAGAGCAGGACAGGGTCGCAGAGGGTGTTGCAGCACTTGAGAATCAGGAATTTGATCATTTCCTCGATGTTATAAAGAGAAGCGGAGATTCATCATTCAAGCTTCTTCAGAATATATACAGCGCAAAGGATCCGCTCACACAGAATGTATCAATAGCACTTGGCTTCTCAGAGAAGTTCATCGGCGAGAATGGTGTGTGCAGAGTACATGGTGGTGGATTCGCCGGAACCATCCAGGCATTTGTCAAGAATGCGGCTGTTGCTGAGTACAAGAAGAACATTGAGTCGATCTTCGGAGAGGGTGCGTGCCACGTACTCAAGGTAAGACCTTACGGCGGAATAAAGGTAGTAGAGTAA
- the galT gene encoding UDP-glucose--hexose-1-phosphate uridylyltransferase, with translation MIDTNIKQLVEYGIANELIEEEDRIYTTNTILEMLKKDSYEEPGEVPAIDTPEKLEECLKGILDYAVENGLIAEDSVVLRDLFDTKIMNALVPKPSQIIKTFREKYAKSPEEATDFYYKLSRATDYIRTYRVARDIKWVKPTEYGDIDITINLSKPEKDPKMIALAKTMSQSSYPKCQLCMENEGYAGRINHPARENHRIIPIEVNGSKWGFQYSPYVYYNEHCIVFNGQHIPMKIEKATFQKLFSFVGQFPHYFLGSNADLPIVGGSILTHDHFQGGRYTFAMTKAPVETKVTFAGYEDVEAGIVKWPMSVIRLDGEDPDRIIELADKILGAWRGYTDEDAYIFAETDGEPHNTITPIARMRDGKYEMDLVLRNNITTEEHPLGLYHPWEQYHNIKKENIGLIEVMGLAVLPARLKGEMEELAEVLVAGGDIKAHENIAKHYDWVQTFIGKYDINADNVHKILQDEIGDVFAKILECAGVYKRDEAGKAAFLKFVDYVNAR, from the coding sequence ATGATAGATACAAATATCAAGCAGCTTGTTGAGTACGGAATTGCAAATGAGCTGATAGAGGAAGAGGACAGAATATACACGACCAACACCATCCTCGAGATGTTGAAGAAGGACAGCTACGAGGAGCCGGGTGAGGTGCCGGCTATAGACACACCTGAGAAGCTTGAGGAGTGCCTCAAGGGTATTCTGGATTATGCAGTTGAGAATGGACTTATCGCAGAGGATTCAGTTGTTCTCAGAGACCTGTTTGATACGAAGATCATGAACGCACTGGTTCCAAAGCCAAGCCAGATCATAAAGACATTCAGAGAGAAGTATGCAAAGTCCCCAGAGGAGGCAACAGACTTCTATTATAAGCTCAGCAGAGCGACAGATTATATCAGAACATACAGAGTTGCAAGGGATATCAAGTGGGTAAAGCCTACAGAGTATGGTGATATCGACATCACCATCAACCTTTCAAAGCCTGAGAAGGATCCGAAGATGATCGCCCTTGCCAAGACCATGTCACAGTCATCATATCCAAAGTGTCAGCTTTGCATGGAGAACGAGGGATATGCGGGAAGGATCAACCATCCAGCAAGAGAGAACCACAGGATCATCCCTATAGAGGTAAATGGTAGCAAGTGGGGATTCCAGTATTCTCCATATGTATATTACAATGAGCACTGTATCGTGTTCAACGGACAGCACATCCCTATGAAGATAGAAAAGGCTACATTCCAGAAACTCTTTTCATTTGTTGGACAGTTCCCACATTACTTCCTGGGATCAAATGCAGACCTTCCTATAGTAGGTGGATCTATCCTCACACACGATCACTTCCAGGGCGGACGTTATACATTTGCCATGACAAAGGCACCTGTTGAGACGAAGGTTACATTTGCCGGATATGAGGATGTTGAGGCTGGAATCGTAAAATGGCCTATGTCAGTCATCAGACTTGACGGAGAGGATCCAGACAGGATCATAGAGCTTGCCGACAAGATCCTCGGCGCATGGAGAGGCTACACAGATGAGGATGCGTATATATTCGCGGAGACAGACGGAGAGCCTCACAATACGATCACTCCTATCGCAAGGATGAGAGATGGCAAGTACGAGATGGACTTAGTTCTTCGTAACAACATCACCACAGAGGAGCACCCACTTGGACTTTATCATCCATGGGAGCAGTATCACAACATCAAGAAGGAGAACATCGGACTCATCGAGGTTATGGGACTTGCGGTGCTTCCTGCAAGACTCAAGGGCGAGATGGAAGAGCTGGCAGAGGTTCTTGTGGCAGGCGGAGACATCAAGGCTCATGAGAATATCGCAAAGCATTACGACTGGGTACAGACCTTCATAGGAAAGTACGATATAAATGCGGATAATGTACACAAGATACTTCAGGATGAGATCGGCGATGTATTTGCCAAGATCCTTGAGTGCGCAGGCGTATATAAGAGAGATGAGGCTGGAAAGGCTGCATTCCTCAAGTTTGTGGACTATGTAAATGCAAGATAA
- a CDS encoding glycosyltransferase family A protein, translating into MRLEILLSCMNLRGEDIVEKSCIKSDTLIVDQCGHDGYREYEKDGRKIRIYSVNDTGLTKSRNYAIKKSTADICLLCDDDEVFVDNYEEGILTAYKDIPEADVMIFDIGNQKTIHRDKPTKLGYFDLMHVASWQISFRRKSLIENDVYFDERMGAGSGNGAEEELKFLTDCRKKGLAIYFVPFVIADVAQTKSTWFKGYDEQFFINRGNTTRYIMGYVPALLYAVYYSVRKRHQFNRDISWFKAFRLILKGMHENRLGKN; encoded by the coding sequence ATGAGATTAGAGATACTGCTTTCGTGCATGAATCTCCGTGGTGAAGACATAGTCGAAAAATCCTGCATAAAGTCTGATACACTGATAGTTGACCAGTGCGGACATGACGGATACAGAGAGTATGAGAAAGACGGCAGGAAGATCAGAATATATTCGGTGAATGACACGGGACTTACAAAAAGTAGAAATTATGCGATAAAGAAATCAACAGCAGATATATGTCTTCTGTGTGATGATGATGAAGTTTTTGTTGATAACTATGAAGAAGGAATATTGACCGCCTACAAGGATATCCCGGAGGCGGATGTGATGATATTTGACATAGGCAATCAGAAGACGATACACCGGGACAAACCGACAAAGCTTGGATATTTTGATCTGATGCATGTCGCGTCATGGCAGATTTCATTTCGCAGAAAAAGCCTGATAGAGAATGACGTATATTTTGATGAGCGAATGGGAGCCGGCTCGGGTAATGGGGCAGAGGAAGAACTTAAGTTCCTTACAGATTGTAGAAAAAAAGGCCTTGCGATATACTTTGTTCCATTTGTCATAGCCGATGTGGCGCAGACAAAATCGACATGGTTCAAAGGATATGATGAGCAGTTCTTCATCAACAGAGGAAACACGACAAGATATATAATGGGATATGTACCAGCACTTCTGTATGCGGTATACTACAGCGTCAGAAAGAGACATCAGTTTAACAGAGACATTTCGTGGTTCAAAGCCTTCAGGTTGATTCTGAAGGGCATGCATGAGAACCGGCTGGGAAAGAATTAA
- a CDS encoding NTP transferase domain-containing protein, whose amino-acid sequence MIKKNAIILAAGKSNRFAPFTYEKPKGLFRVKGEILVERQIEQLREAGVEDICIVVGYMKEKFFYLEDKYGVKLIINNTFASKGNIVSLYAAREYLGNTFICCADHYYPENPFMDDNKDNVSYRLCSYKMGKFREFEVDCSDAGVITGSYIGGHDAYAMVGQAYFNEGFSKTFRMLLEREIDDFGVASMFWEEFYAKHEKQLTLYCKKVNDSAVLEFDSVNDLRRFDSEFLMNVDSEIVTNICKVLGCKPEEINDINVIQAGLTNVSFCFTVNGAKYVYRHPGGTSGNIVNRKSEVYTQTKAKEIGADKTLIYIDEEGWKISHFVENIMECDFEKYPDQLDKAMEYLRAVHEVEVSENAEVKHYDLVSEALRLMKLACATKGNLFVEFADIINKVTKLGEYVKEDMDKYGMKYTLCHNDVYEPNFLATSDGGFYLIDWEFGGINDPASDICGMLCRYYYTDEQIEFYLKKFFGRELTYEEHRHYIAFIPICGFYFFCWSLYKGSAGEEDGFFFLQCYRTCNRFLDKAIASYESEQ is encoded by the coding sequence ATGATTAAGAAAAATGCCATTATTTTGGCTGCGGGAAAGTCTAACAGATTTGCCCCATTCACCTATGAGAAGCCGAAGGGGCTTTTCAGGGTAAAAGGAGAGATACTGGTTGAGAGACAGATTGAACAGCTGAGAGAAGCAGGCGTTGAAGATATTTGTATAGTTGTTGGTTACATGAAGGAAAAGTTCTTCTATCTTGAGGATAAGTACGGGGTGAAGCTTATAATCAACAACACATTTGCATCAAAGGGCAATATCGTATCGCTCTATGCTGCAAGAGAGTATCTGGGCAACACATTTATATGTTGTGCAGATCACTATTATCCGGAAAATCCATTTATGGATGACAACAAGGATAATGTATCATACAGACTCTGCTCATATAAGATGGGCAAGTTCAGGGAGTTTGAGGTTGACTGTTCAGATGCGGGCGTTATAACCGGTTCGTATATAGGCGGACACGATGCATATGCCATGGTTGGACAGGCATACTTCAACGAAGGATTTTCCAAGACATTCAGAATGCTTTTGGAACGAGAGATAGATGATTTTGGTGTCGCATCCATGTTCTGGGAGGAGTTCTACGCAAAGCATGAGAAGCAGCTCACGCTCTACTGTAAGAAGGTAAACGACTCTGCGGTCCTGGAGTTCGATTCAGTCAACGATCTGAGAAGATTTGACTCTGAATTCCTGATGAACGTAGACTCAGAGATAGTAACAAATATTTGCAAGGTTCTGGGATGCAAGCCCGAGGAGATCAACGACATCAACGTAATACAGGCAGGTCTCACAAATGTATCGTTCTGTTTCACTGTAAATGGAGCCAAATATGTATACAGACATCCGGGCGGAACGTCCGGCAACATCGTCAACAGAAAGTCTGAGGTATATACACAGACTAAGGCGAAAGAGATAGGAGCCGACAAGACACTTATCTACATTGACGAAGAGGGCTGGAAGATATCACATTTCGTGGAAAATATCATGGAGTGCGATTTTGAGAAGTATCCTGATCAGCTCGACAAGGCAATGGAGTATCTGAGAGCGGTTCATGAGGTCGAGGTGTCCGAGAACGCGGAGGTCAAGCATTACGATCTCGTCAGCGAGGCACTCAGACTTATGAAGCTTGCATGTGCCACAAAGGGCAACCTGTTCGTGGAATTTGCAGATATAATAAACAAAGTTACAAAGCTTGGCGAGTACGTCAAGGAGGACATGGACAAGTACGGTATGAAGTACACACTGTGTCACAATGATGTATATGAACCAAACTTCCTGGCAACATCGGATGGTGGTTTCTATCTGATAGACTGGGAGTTTGGCGGAATAAACGATCCTGCCAGTGACATTTGCGGTATGCTCTGCAGATATTACTATACAGACGAGCAGATCGAGTTCTACCTGAAGAAGTTCTTTGGACGTGAACTCACATATGAGGAGCATAGACATTATATAGCATTTATTCCTATATGTGGTTTCTACTTCTTCTGCTGGTCACTGTACAAGGGTAGTGCGGGCGAGGAGGATGGTTTCTTCTTCCTGCAGTGCTACAGGACATGCAACAGATTTCTTGACAAGGCGATCGCGTCATATGAGAGTGAGCAGTGA
- a CDS encoding IspD/TarI family cytidylyltransferase, with protein MNIAVILAGGVGSRVGAGMPKQFVKILGKPVIVYTIEAFQKHEDIDAIEVVCVKSHIDYMKELVDTYGLSKVKWITEGGADFQGSVLNGINNLQDKCSEDDIVLVHFGASPFVEGDIIADAVRVCKIKGNAISTTPFYLLSGVKDDDEKTTKWIDRDTIACMNSPHAFRYGYIRDIYKRAVETGVIKEVEPHTTTLMYKMGETIYFSKGSQSNIKITTKEDLDLFEGYVLMKQRHAQEDK; from the coding sequence ATGAACATAGCAGTTATATTGGCTGGTGGCGTTGGCTCAAGAGTTGGCGCGGGAATGCCTAAACAGTTTGTAAAGATACTTGGCAAGCCGGTCATCGTTTACACGATAGAGGCTTTTCAGAAACATGAGGATATAGATGCCATCGAGGTCGTGTGTGTCAAGTCGCATATTGATTATATGAAAGAACTTGTTGACACCTACGGTCTCAGCAAAGTTAAATGGATAACTGAGGGCGGCGCTGATTTTCAGGGCTCGGTTCTCAATGGAATAAACAATCTTCAGGACAAGTGTTCAGAGGACGACATAGTGCTGGTTCATTTCGGTGCTTCACCGTTTGTGGAGGGAGACATCATAGCAGATGCGGTCAGAGTATGTAAGATAAAGGGCAATGCCATATCGACAACTCCATTTTACCTTCTCTCAGGTGTTAAGGATGACGATGAGAAGACTACAAAGTGGATAGACAGAGATACTATAGCCTGCATGAACAGTCCACATGCCTTCAGATACGGTTATATCAGGGATATATATAAGAGAGCGGTTGAGACTGGAGTTATCAAGGAAGTTGAGCCGCACACAACAACTCTTATGTACAAGATGGGAGAGACTATATACTTCTCAAAGGGAAGTCAGTCCAACATCAAGATAACGACCAAGGAAGATCTGGATCTGTTTGAGGGATATGTGCTCATGAAGCAGAGGCATGCCCAGGAAGATAAATAA
- a CDS encoding LicD family protein produces the protein MFLQPLNYNASTLHYKHTKNCFVESYSKGITKLSRKPKSEADDYACVNLSGFIRRNLRYTLRVSFKIKTNSPSIDFCLLNKDRTNVQTIKSYVFGEDEKEKWLIAEADFTANSDGYVYFGFRGGFLYGPGNYIMIDSLIIDEVYASSGLKIVIDQTIDRINKHADINYNREQFIHWNEARIGDETALDAKKRFFRSLKNDNEALLVLQQATTILLKEFGRICDKHNIPYWLDFGTLIGAVRHNGFIPWDDDIDVGMIRKDIDTLEKVMAEEDTCVQLSKYFCADKDTCNIVRIIFKDESIKIFVDIFIYDFCDTDDMDRTWQMNLERRRKFSRDMTQYKCIRNDPGLNHWENRRIDNPEHIKLIEEVRDQYNEELGVKKDSGNAIMWGVDNVSYFARKQGGIVDYNRIFPLKRMEFDGMEFNIPNQYDLQLQCRYGDIYSLPADMDSHSHVSRTEDMVQKCAEMVRRYYND, from the coding sequence ATGTTTTTACAGCCACTTAATTATAATGCTTCAACACTTCATTATAAGCATACCAAGAACTGTTTTGTTGAATCATATTCAAAGGGCATCACAAAGTTATCGAGAAAGCCTAAGTCAGAGGCAGACGATTATGCATGCGTTAATCTTTCGGGATTTATAAGAAGAAATTTACGGTACACATTGAGGGTGTCTTTCAAAATAAAGACAAATTCCCCAAGTATAGATTTTTGTCTGCTGAATAAAGACAGGACAAACGTGCAGACAATAAAATCATATGTGTTTGGCGAGGACGAGAAGGAGAAGTGGCTCATAGCGGAAGCTGACTTTACAGCAAATTCCGACGGCTATGTATACTTTGGATTCCGAGGCGGTTTCCTGTATGGCCCTGGAAACTACATCATGATAGACAGTCTTATCATTGATGAGGTATATGCAAGCTCAGGTCTCAAGATTGTCATTGACCAGACCATCGACAGGATCAACAAGCACGCTGATATCAACTACAACAGAGAACAGTTCATTCACTGGAACGAGGCTCGAATCGGTGATGAGACAGCGCTGGATGCCAAGAAGCGTTTCTTCCGTTCACTGAAAAATGACAATGAGGCATTGCTTGTATTACAACAGGCTACGACCATTCTTCTCAAGGAGTTTGGAAGAATATGTGATAAGCATAACATTCCATACTGGCTTGATTTTGGAACGCTGATCGGTGCTGTCAGACACAACGGATTCATTCCTTGGGATGACGATATTGATGTAGGAATGATCAGAAAAGATATTGACACTCTTGAAAAAGTTATGGCAGAGGAGGACACATGCGTTCAGCTCAGCAAGTACTTCTGTGCAGACAAGGATACATGTAACATTGTCAGGATCATTTTCAAGGATGAGAGCATCAAGATATTTGTGGATATATTTATTTACGATTTCTGCGATACGGATGACATGGACCGCACATGGCAGATGAATCTTGAGAGAAGAAGAAAGTTCAGCAGGGATATGACACAATACAAGTGTATCAGAAATGATCCAGGTCTGAACCACTGGGAGAACAGAAGAATTGACAATCCGGAGCATATAAAGCTTATAGAGGAAGTCAGAGATCAATATAACGAAGAACTTGGCGTGAAGAAAGACTCAGGTAACGCTATCATGTGGGGTGTTGATAACGTAAGTTACTTTGCACGCAAGCAGGGTGGAATAGTTGATTATAACAGGATATTTCCTCTTAAGAGAATGGAGTTTGACGGTATGGAATTCAACATTCCAAATCAGTATGATCTCCAGCTTCAGTGCAGATATGGTGATATTTATTCACTTCCAGCAGATATGGACAGCCACTCACATGTAAGCAGAACCGAGGATATGGTTCAGAAATGTGCAGAGATGGTAAGGAGGTATTATAATGATTAA